The Sesamum indicum cultivar Zhongzhi No. 13 linkage group LG1, S_indicum_v1.0, whole genome shotgun sequence genome includes a window with the following:
- the LOC105158741 gene encoding BAG family molecular chaperone regulator 1: protein MNKNAIFSMKTKLRGIPPPVKAAGGSCSEAASGLEIRPGGMLVQKRTSDANHNSNPKIKVRVKYGSSHHEIALSPEATFGELKKLLAGPTGLRPQDQKLVFKDKERDSRAFLDVCGVKDGSKIVLLEDDLSIERRFLESRRTAKMETASKEIAAVRFEVDRLAKQVMNVEMEINGGKKVVEAVLLNLIELLMIELIKLDGVAADGDVKLERRMQVKRVQKYIETLDVLKLRNSGLRKAALQHKIFTGQMPTTHENQQEVQRKQLGNLGGRANPGAVIVTTKWQTF from the exons ATGAATAAAAACGCCATTTTCAGCATGAAAACTAAGCTTAGAGGAATTCCTCCGCCGGTAAAAGCCGCCGGAGGCAGCTGTTCCGAGGCGGCTTCAGGGTTGGAAATCAGGCCTGGAGGAATGCTAGTTCAGAAGAGAACATCAGATGCCAATCACAACTCCAATCCCAAGATCAAAGTCAGAGTGAAATACGGCTCATCTCATCATGAAATCGCCCTTAGTCCTGAAGCAACTTTtg GGGAACTGAAGAAGCTGCTTGCCGGGCCGACGGGCTTGCGGCCGCAGGATCAGAAGCTGGTGTTCAAGGACAAGGAGAGGGATTCAAGAGCTTTTCTTGACGTTTGCGGCGTGAAGGATGGATCAAAAATTGTGCTGCTTGAAGATGATCTGAGCATAGAACGACGGTTTCTTGAATCACGAAGGACTGCGAAAATGGAGACGGCGTCGAAAGAGATAGCTGCAGTTAGATTTGAAGTCGACAGGCTTGCTAAACAG GTGATGAATGTTGAGATGGAAATCAATGGAGGCAAGAAAGTTGTGGAGGCAGTTTTGTTGAACTTGATAGAGCTGTTGATGATAGAGCTTATAAAGCTGGATGGGGTTGCAGCTGATGGAGATGTGAAATTGGAGAGAAGAATGCAG GTGAAAAGGGTGCAGAAGTACATAGAAACTCTTGATGTGCTGAAGCTGAGAAACTCAGGCCTACGCAAAGCGGCATTGCAGCACAAGATTTTCACAGGGCAGATGCCAACAACACATGAAAACCAGCAAGAAGTGCAGAGGAAGCAGCTGGGGAATTTGGGTGGGAGGGCAAATCCAGGGGCAGTGATTGTAACAACAAAGTGGCAAACGTTCTAA